In a genomic window of Nesterenkonia halotolerans:
- a CDS encoding FAD-binding monooxygenase: MQFHHHGYVSQNPRVQAPAGIGLDRPEQLPEHMDVLIVGTGPAGMIAAAQLAQFPQVHTRIIEKRDGRLEVGQADGIQARSVETFQAFGFADEISNEAYHITEMAFWKPDPEAPENITRTARPDDDPEGISEFPHLIVNQARVLDYFGESMANSPSRMAPDYGWEFLGLTVHEEGEHPVEVTLRRAAGAEAGAERTVWAKYVLGADGARSGVRTSIGRSLTGDRANHAWGVMDVLAVTDFPDIRRKCAIQSHSGGSILLIPREGGHLFRMYVDLGEVQPGHGEQVRQTTIETIIEKANTIMAPFTVDVKHVAWHSVYEVGHRVTDKFDDVPEELTGERDPRVFIAGDACHTHSAKAGQGMNVSMQDGFNLGWKLGQVLQGRSPGALLRTYSGERQVIAQNLIDFDKEWSTLMAQKPEEMEDPSTLEDFYVKTIEFPAGFMTQYSPSIITGADTHQDLASGFTVGKRFKSELVCRVSDGNPLHLGHLATADGRWRLYAFADAPTAGEDSALKDWAHWLHADPRSPVRRFTPAGEDEDALFDIKVIYQQRHPALEVTDAPRAFLPVVGPFGLTARDRVFGTHPERDIFDERGISRAGCVVVVRPDQYVAHVLPLTDPSALADFFAPIFLEPTS; the protein is encoded by the coding sequence ATGCAGTTCCATCACCACGGCTACGTCTCGCAGAACCCGCGGGTCCAGGCCCCGGCAGGGATCGGACTCGATCGGCCCGAGCAGCTGCCCGAGCACATGGACGTGCTCATCGTCGGCACCGGACCCGCCGGGATGATCGCCGCCGCCCAGCTCGCGCAGTTCCCGCAGGTGCACACCCGCATCATCGAGAAGCGCGACGGACGCCTCGAGGTCGGTCAGGCCGACGGGATCCAGGCCCGCAGCGTGGAGACCTTCCAAGCCTTCGGCTTCGCCGACGAGATCTCCAACGAGGCCTACCACATCACCGAGATGGCGTTCTGGAAGCCGGACCCCGAGGCGCCGGAGAACATCACCCGCACCGCCCGGCCTGACGATGATCCCGAGGGAATCAGCGAGTTCCCGCACCTGATCGTCAACCAGGCCCGGGTGCTGGACTATTTCGGAGAGTCCATGGCCAATTCGCCCTCGCGGATGGCCCCCGACTACGGCTGGGAATTCCTCGGCCTGACCGTCCATGAAGAGGGCGAGCACCCCGTCGAGGTCACCCTGCGCCGCGCCGCCGGAGCGGAGGCCGGAGCCGAACGCACCGTCTGGGCGAAATACGTGCTCGGCGCCGACGGTGCCCGCAGCGGCGTGCGCACGTCCATCGGTCGCAGCCTCACCGGAGACCGGGCCAATCATGCCTGGGGCGTCATGGACGTGCTGGCAGTCACCGACTTTCCCGACATCCGCCGCAAATGCGCCATCCAGTCCCACTCCGGAGGCAGCATCCTGTTGATCCCCCGCGAGGGAGGCCACCTGTTTCGAATGTACGTGGACCTCGGCGAGGTTCAGCCGGGCCACGGCGAGCAGGTCCGCCAGACCACGATCGAGACGATCATCGAGAAGGCGAACACGATCATGGCCCCGTTCACCGTGGACGTGAAGCACGTGGCCTGGCACAGCGTCTACGAGGTCGGACACCGGGTGACGGACAAGTTCGACGACGTCCCCGAGGAGCTGACCGGCGAACGCGACCCCCGGGTGTTCATCGCCGGAGATGCCTGCCACACGCACAGCGCGAAGGCCGGGCAGGGCATGAACGTGTCCATGCAGGACGGCTTCAACCTGGGCTGGAAGCTGGGTCAGGTGCTCCAAGGGCGCAGCCCCGGCGCGCTGCTGCGCACCTACTCCGGGGAGCGTCAGGTGATCGCGCAGAACCTGATCGACTTCGACAAGGAATGGTCCACTCTGATGGCGCAGAAGCCCGAGGAGATGGAGGACCCCTCCACGCTGGAGGACTTCTACGTCAAGACCATCGAGTTCCCCGCCGGGTTCATGACCCAGTACAGCCCCTCGATCATCACCGGAGCCGACACGCACCAGGACCTCGCCAGCGGATTCACCGTGGGCAAGCGGTTCAAATCGGAGCTGGTCTGCCGGGTCAGCGACGGCAACCCGCTGCACCTGGGTCACCTGGCCACGGCCGACGGACGCTGGCGGCTCTACGCCTTCGCAGATGCTCCGACCGCGGGAGAGGACTCCGCGCTGAAGGACTGGGCGCACTGGCTGCACGCCGATCCCCGCTCCCCGGTGCGCCGCTTCACCCCGGCCGGAGAGGATGAGGACGCGCTCTTCGACATCAAGGTCATCTATCAGCAGCGGCATCCCGCGCTGGAGGTCACGGACGCCCCGCGCGCCTTCCTGCCGGTGGTCGGGCCCTTCGGCCTCACCGCCAGGGACCGTGTCTTCGGCACCCACCCCGAACGGGACATCTTCGACGAGCGTGGCATCAGCCGGGCGGGCTGCGTCGTCGTCGTGCGTCCTGACCAGTACGTGGCCCACGTGCTGCCGCTCACCGACCCCTCCGCCCTGGCCGACTTCTTCGCACCGATCTTCCTGGAGCCCACCTCATGA
- a CDS encoding HpcH/HpaI aldolase family protein has protein sequence MPFQLKPTLREDLATADRALVGGWVCSGSPVMAEIMAGSGLDVVLIDMEHAPNTLESVLAQLHALSGYPVTPIVRVPSADPVIIKQVLDLGVQNLLVPMISTPEQARDVAAATQYPPRGIRGIGNALARSGRWNRVQNYLGEGAAHVSVFVQLETIEGVENAEVIAAVEGIDGIFAGPSDLSASMGLLGQQTHPDVVAAVKRTFAAARAAGKTAGVNAFDPSAAHDYLDAGAAWVLVGADVALVARGSENLAADFIPPSAH, from the coding sequence ATGCCGTTTCAACTGAAGCCCACGCTGCGCGAGGACCTCGCGACCGCGGACCGAGCGCTCGTCGGGGGCTGGGTCTGCTCAGGCTCCCCGGTGATGGCAGAGATCATGGCGGGATCCGGGCTCGACGTCGTGCTCATCGACATGGAGCATGCGCCGAACACCTTGGAATCCGTGCTGGCCCAGCTGCACGCGCTCTCCGGGTATCCGGTGACACCGATCGTCCGGGTGCCCTCCGCCGATCCGGTGATCATCAAACAGGTCCTGGACCTGGGCGTGCAGAATCTGCTGGTGCCGATGATCTCCACGCCGGAGCAGGCGCGCGATGTGGCCGCGGCGACGCAGTACCCGCCGCGCGGCATTCGAGGCATCGGCAACGCCCTGGCCCGGTCCGGACGCTGGAACCGGGTGCAGAACTACCTGGGGGAAGGCGCTGCGCACGTGAGCGTCTTCGTCCAGCTCGAGACGATCGAAGGTGTGGAGAACGCGGAGGTCATCGCCGCCGTCGAGGGCATCGACGGCATCTTCGCCGGACCCAGTGACCTCTCCGCCTCCATGGGGCTGCTGGGTCAGCAGACCCACCCCGACGTCGTCGCCGCCGTCAAGCGCACCTTCGCCGCGGCACGGGCCGCCGGCAAGACGGCCGGGGTCAATGCCTTCGATCCGAGCGCCGCCCACGACTACCTCGACGCCGGAGCGGCGTGGGTCCTCGTGGGCGCGGATGTCGCGCTGGTGGCGCGCGGTTCGGAGAATCTCGCCGCGGACTTCATCCCACCTTCCGCTCACTGA
- the hpaH gene encoding 2-oxo-hept-4-ene-1,7-dioate hydratase, producing the protein MLEKNQITAIADELAVAESQRSTIPLLTARHPEMTIEDSYAVQNEWRRRAVASGRRLVGRKIGLTSKVMQVATGITEPDYGAIFDDMVYENGSVIEHSRFSNVRIEVELAFKLGKPLSGPGITVFDVLDATDYVVPALEILSSRIEMAGRTIVDTISDNAAMGAMVYGGNPVAPDAVDLRWISALLYRNETIEESGVAAAVLNHPAMGVVWLANKLAEHGDGLQAGELILAGSFTRPMWVEQGDTVTCDYGELGTLTCRFN; encoded by the coding sequence ATGCTTGAGAAGAACCAGATCACCGCGATCGCCGATGAGCTCGCCGTCGCCGAGTCACAGCGCAGCACGATCCCGCTGCTGACCGCCCGGCACCCGGAGATGACCATCGAGGACTCCTACGCGGTGCAGAACGAATGGCGACGCCGCGCCGTCGCCTCCGGACGACGACTGGTGGGCCGGAAGATCGGACTCACCTCGAAGGTCATGCAGGTGGCCACCGGGATCACCGAACCCGACTACGGCGCCATCTTCGACGACATGGTCTACGAGAACGGCTCGGTGATCGAACACTCCCGCTTCTCCAACGTGCGGATCGAGGTGGAGCTCGCCTTCAAACTGGGCAAGCCGCTCTCCGGGCCAGGGATCACCGTCTTCGACGTGCTGGACGCCACCGACTACGTGGTGCCGGCCCTGGAGATCCTCTCCAGCAGGATCGAGATGGCCGGACGCACGATCGTGGACACGATCAGCGACAACGCCGCGATGGGCGCGATGGTCTACGGAGGCAACCCCGTGGCCCCGGATGCGGTGGACCTGCGCTGGATCTCGGCGCTGCTCTACCGCAACGAGACCATCGAGGAATCCGGGGTGGCCGCCGCAGTGCTCAACCACCCCGCCATGGGAGTGGTCTGGCTGGCCAATAAGCTCGCCGAACACGGAGACGGCCTGCAGGCAGGAGAACTGATCCTCGCCGGATCCTTCACCCGCCCCATGTGGGTCGAACAGGGCGACACCGTGACCTGCGACTACGGAGAACTGGGAACCCTGACATGCCGTTTCAACTGA
- the hpaD gene encoding 3,4-dihydroxyphenylacetate 2,3-dioxygenase, whose translation MTDTSFPRVPTPSVPAPDILRCAYMELIVTDLQRSRDFYVDVLDLTVTAEDEDAIYLRSMEEFIHHNLVLRRGEQAAVAAFSYRVRAPEDLDKAEAFYAELGCEVIRQREGFTRGIGDSVRVQDPLGFPYEFFHEVEHVERLAWRYDLYTPGALVRLDHFNQVTPDVPKAVAYMEDLGFRVTEDIQDEHGTTYAAWMRRKPTVHDTAMTGGAGPRMHHVAFATHEKHNVLAICDKLGALRLSDHIERGPGRHGVSNAFYLYIRDPDGHRIEIYTQDYYTGDPDNPVVTWDVHDNQRRDWWGNPVVPSWYTEASTVLDLHGRPVPAAERTDASEMDVTIGADGFSYTRKDDEESMPSWKQGEYKLGHQL comes from the coding sequence ATGACAGACACCTCCTTCCCTCGAGTCCCGACTCCCTCCGTCCCCGCACCCGACATCCTGCGCTGCGCCTACATGGAGCTCATCGTCACCGATCTCCAGCGGTCGCGGGACTTCTACGTCGACGTCCTGGACCTCACCGTCACGGCCGAGGATGAGGATGCGATCTACCTCCGGTCCATGGAGGAGTTCATCCACCACAACCTGGTGCTGCGCCGCGGCGAGCAGGCCGCCGTCGCCGCCTTCTCCTACCGCGTGCGAGCCCCCGAGGACCTGGACAAGGCTGAGGCCTTCTACGCCGAGCTCGGCTGCGAGGTCATCCGCCAAAGAGAGGGCTTCACCCGAGGCATCGGGGATTCCGTGCGGGTCCAGGATCCGCTGGGCTTCCCCTACGAGTTCTTCCACGAGGTCGAACACGTGGAACGGCTCGCCTGGCGCTATGACCTCTACACCCCCGGCGCACTGGTCCGCCTGGACCACTTCAACCAGGTCACCCCCGATGTGCCCAAGGCTGTGGCGTACATGGAGGACCTCGGGTTCCGAGTCACCGAAGACATCCAGGACGAGCATGGCACCACCTACGCGGCGTGGATGAGACGCAAGCCCACCGTCCACGACACCGCCATGACCGGAGGTGCGGGACCACGCATGCACCACGTCGCGTTCGCCACTCACGAGAAGCACAACGTGCTGGCCATCTGCGACAAGCTCGGGGCGCTGCGTCTCTCGGATCATATCGAGCGCGGCCCCGGACGCCACGGCGTCTCCAACGCCTTCTACCTCTACATCCGTGACCCCGATGGGCACCGCATCGAGATCTACACCCAGGACTACTACACCGGAGATCCCGACAACCCCGTGGTGACCTGGGACGTGCATGACAACCAGCGCCGCGACTGGTGGGGCAACCCGGTGGTCCCGTCCTGGTATACGGAGGCCTCCACGGTGCTGGACCTCCACGGACGTCCCGTCCCCGCCGCGGAGCGCACCGATGCCTCCGAGATGGATGTCACCATCGGCGCCGACGGGTTCTCCTACACCCGCAAGGACGACGAGGAGTCCATGCCCTCCTGGAAACAGGGCGAATACAAGCTGGGTCACCAGCTCTGA
- the hpaE gene encoding 5-carboxymethyl-2-hydroxymuconate semialdehyde dehydrogenase, which translates to MNDYQTPVPADLPERIQHYIDGESVDSAEGGTFEVLNPVTNETYIHAAAGTKADVDLAVAAARRAFETGPWREMLPRERSRVLHRIADLVEGRGDRLAELESFDSGLPITQALGQARRAAENFRFFADLIVAQADDVYKVPGRQVNYVSRKPIGVAGLITPWNTPFMLESWKLAPALAAGNSVVLKPAEFTPLSASLWAGIFAEAGLPTGVFNLVNGLGEQAGDALVKHPDVPLISFTGESSTGQTIFANAAPALKGLSMELGGKSPAVVFADADLEAAINATVFGVFSLNGERCTAGSRILVERSIYDEFVERYAAQAKRVKIGFPHERETEVGALVHPEHFEKVMSYIEIGKGEARLVAGGGRPEGFPTGNFVAPTVFADVPSDARIFQEEIFGPVVAITPFDSEEEALELANNTKYGLAAYIWTNDLKRSHNFAQSVQAGMVWLNSNNVRDLRTPFGGVKASGLGHEGGYRSLDFYTDQQAVHINLGEVHNPVFGKAD; encoded by the coding sequence ATGAACGACTATCAGACCCCCGTCCCGGCTGATCTGCCCGAACGGATCCAGCACTACATCGACGGCGAGTCCGTGGACTCGGCCGAGGGCGGCACCTTCGAGGTGCTCAACCCGGTCACCAACGAGACCTATATCCACGCCGCCGCCGGCACCAAGGCGGATGTGGACCTCGCCGTCGCCGCGGCCCGACGGGCCTTCGAGACCGGGCCCTGGCGCGAGATGCTCCCGCGCGAGCGTTCCCGGGTGCTGCACCGGATCGCGGACCTGGTCGAGGGCCGCGGAGACCGCCTCGCCGAATTGGAGTCCTTCGACTCGGGCCTTCCGATCACTCAGGCGCTGGGTCAGGCGCGCCGCGCCGCCGAGAACTTCCGCTTCTTCGCCGACCTGATCGTGGCCCAGGCCGACGACGTCTACAAGGTCCCCGGACGGCAGGTCAACTACGTCAGCCGCAAGCCCATCGGCGTCGCTGGACTGATCACCCCCTGGAACACGCCGTTCATGCTGGAGAGCTGGAAGCTCGCCCCCGCGCTGGCGGCGGGCAACTCCGTGGTGCTCAAGCCCGCCGAGTTCACTCCGCTCTCGGCCAGCCTGTGGGCCGGCATCTTCGCCGAAGCGGGACTGCCCACTGGAGTGTTCAACCTGGTCAACGGGCTGGGGGAGCAGGCCGGCGATGCGCTGGTGAAGCACCCGGACGTGCCACTGATCTCCTTCACGGGAGAATCCAGCACCGGGCAGACCATCTTCGCCAATGCCGCACCCGCGCTGAAGGGGCTCTCCATGGAGCTGGGCGGGAAGTCGCCCGCCGTCGTCTTCGCCGACGCCGACCTTGAAGCCGCCATCAACGCCACCGTCTTCGGAGTCTTCTCCCTCAACGGCGAGCGCTGCACCGCGGGCAGCCGGATCCTGGTCGAGCGCAGCATCTATGACGAGTTCGTCGAGCGCTATGCCGCCCAGGCCAAGCGGGTCAAGATCGGCTTCCCGCATGAGCGTGAGACCGAGGTCGGTGCGCTGGTACACCCGGAGCACTTTGAGAAGGTCATGAGCTATATCGAGATCGGCAAGGGCGAGGCCCGACTCGTAGCAGGCGGCGGACGCCCAGAGGGATTCCCGACAGGAAACTTCGTGGCTCCCACTGTCTTCGCCGATGTGCCCAGCGACGCACGGATCTTCCAGGAGGAGATCTTCGGCCCGGTGGTCGCCATCACGCCCTTCGACTCCGAGGAGGAGGCCCTCGAGCTCGCCAATAACACCAAGTACGGGCTCGCCGCCTATATCTGGACCAACGACCTCAAGCGTTCGCACAACTTCGCCCAGTCGGTGCAGGCCGGAATGGTGTGGCTGAACTCCAACAACGTGCGCGACCTGCGCACCCCCTTTGGCGGGGTCAAAGCCTCCGGTCTCGGGCACGAGGGCGGCTACCGCTCGCTGGACTTCTACACCGACCAGCAGGCCGTGCACATCAACCTCGGTGAAGTCCACAACCCCGTCTTCGGCAAGGCCGACTGA
- a CDS encoding GntR family transcriptional regulator, with product MIRIDERISKSELTYDWVRERIIGREFNPGYRLVLGAIAKELGISVVPVREAVRRLEAEGLVEFERNVGARVAMVNSAEYIDTMQTLGVLEGAATALALPQMSQEDIDRAQSINDSMRAMLENFDPVVFTSLNEKFHRALFHRCPNPHIAELADRGWNRMAGLRSSTFSFVPERAPRSVQEHDEILRLIREDADPLDIEMAVRQHKWRTVEAYREQGRHTATTAR from the coding sequence GTGATCCGGATCGATGAACGCATCAGCAAGTCCGAGCTGACCTATGACTGGGTCCGGGAGCGCATCATCGGCCGTGAGTTCAACCCCGGATACCGGCTGGTGCTCGGCGCGATCGCCAAGGAGCTCGGGATCAGCGTGGTTCCCGTGCGGGAGGCCGTGCGTCGGCTCGAGGCCGAGGGCCTGGTGGAGTTTGAGCGCAATGTCGGGGCCCGGGTCGCCATGGTCAACAGCGCTGAGTACATCGACACCATGCAGACCCTCGGGGTCCTCGAAGGTGCAGCCACCGCACTGGCCCTGCCGCAGATGTCCCAGGAGGACATCGACCGGGCACAGTCGATCAACGATTCCATGCGCGCCATGCTCGAGAACTTCGACCCGGTGGTGTTCACCTCGCTGAACGAGAAGTTCCACCGCGCGCTCTTCCACCGCTGCCCCAACCCGCACATCGCGGAACTTGCCGATCGCGGATGGAACCGGATGGCCGGGCTGCGCAGCTCCACCTTCAGCTTCGTGCCCGAGCGCGCGCCACGCTCGGTGCAGGAGCACGACGAGATCCTGCGGCTGATCCGTGAAGATGCCGACCCCCTGGACATCGAGATGGCAGTCCGCCAGCACAAGTGGCGCACCGTGGAGGCCTATCGCGAACAGGGCCGGCACACTGCCACGACCGCCCGCTGA
- a CDS encoding fumarylacetoacetate hydrolase family protein — translation MRTGSSRRPMTAHTLGTPGKIIAVHISYESRAAERGRRPEAPSYFFKPTSSIAASGETVVRPAGTELLAFEGEIALVIGTAGRHIRTQDAWSHVSAVTAANDWGLYDLRAADKGSNVRNKGRDGYTPLGPSLIPAAEVNPDSLRLRTWKNGQLVQDDTTDAMIFPLRQLLADISQHLTLEAGDVILTGTPAGASVAEPGDIVEVQVDAGELTSGRLISTVTEGRAGFDPALGSLPQVNDTQREEAWGSRASAGLPQAPASMLDQQLRAKLLEAPVAGLSQEMRKRGFNNVTIDGVRPTRSGTKLIGTARTLRFVPNREDLFASHGGGFNAQKRVFDSVDEGEVIVIEARGERGSGTLGDILALRALQRGAAGVVTDGGVRDYATVADIALPVFSQGAHPAVLGRKHVPWDADLTIACGGATVQPGDIIVGDDDGVIVLPPGIAEDVADAALTKETEDGWIADQVKAGHPVDGLFPMNSTWRARYDAAQGHREAAGQTQVEAPATDGEGP, via the coding sequence ATCCGGACCGGCTCGTCGAGGAGACCTATGACCGCGCATACCCTGGGCACACCCGGCAAGATCATCGCTGTCCACATCAGCTACGAGTCCCGCGCGGCCGAGCGGGGCCGCCGGCCGGAGGCACCCTCGTACTTCTTCAAACCGACCAGCTCCATCGCCGCCTCCGGGGAGACCGTGGTGCGTCCCGCCGGCACCGAGCTGCTGGCCTTCGAGGGTGAGATCGCCCTGGTGATCGGCACCGCCGGCCGCCATATCCGCACGCAGGACGCGTGGTCCCATGTCAGCGCGGTCACCGCCGCCAACGACTGGGGCCTCTATGACCTGCGAGCCGCAGACAAGGGATCCAACGTCCGCAACAAGGGCCGCGACGGCTACACCCCGCTGGGCCCGTCCCTGATCCCCGCGGCCGAGGTGAACCCGGACTCGCTGCGCCTGCGCACCTGGAAGAACGGGCAGCTGGTCCAGGACGACACCACCGACGCCATGATCTTCCCGCTGCGCCAGCTCCTCGCCGACATCTCCCAGCACCTGACCCTGGAGGCGGGGGACGTCATCCTGACCGGCACCCCGGCGGGAGCCTCTGTCGCAGAGCCCGGCGACATCGTCGAGGTCCAGGTGGATGCCGGCGAGCTCACCAGCGGTCGGCTGATCAGCACGGTCACCGAGGGCCGCGCGGGCTTCGATCCTGCCCTGGGCAGCCTGCCCCAGGTCAATGACACCCAGCGTGAAGAGGCCTGGGGCTCACGTGCATCTGCGGGACTCCCACAGGCGCCTGCCTCCATGCTGGACCAACAGCTGCGCGCGAAGCTGCTCGAGGCTCCGGTGGCCGGCCTGTCCCAGGAGATGCGCAAGCGAGGCTTCAACAACGTGACCATCGACGGCGTGCGCCCCACCCGCAGCGGAACCAAGCTCATCGGCACCGCCCGCACCCTGCGTTTCGTGCCGAACCGCGAAGACCTCTTCGCCTCTCACGGCGGCGGCTTCAACGCACAGAAGCGGGTCTTCGACTCCGTGGACGAGGGCGAGGTGATCGTGATCGAGGCACGCGGAGAGCGTGGCTCCGGCACCCTCGGCGACATCCTTGCGCTGCGCGCCCTGCAGCGCGGAGCGGCCGGCGTCGTGACCGACGGGGGAGTCCGGGACTACGCCACCGTGGCCGATATCGCACTGCCGGTCTTCAGTCAGGGCGCCCACCCGGCTGTGCTCGGCCGCAAGCACGTGCCCTGGGACGCCGATCTCACCATCGCCTGCGGCGGAGCCACAGTGCAGCCAGGAGACATCATCGTGGGTGACGACGACGGGGTCATCGTCCTGCCTCCCGGCATCGCCGAGGATGTGGCAGATGCGGCGCTGACCAAGGAGACCGAGGACGGCTGGATCGCGGACCAGGTCAAGGCCGGGCACCCCGTGGACGGGCTCTTCCCCATGAACTCCACCTGGCGCGCTCGCTACGACGCGGCCCAGGGCCACCGCGAGGCGGCGGGGCAGACTCAGGTAGAGGCTCCCGCCACCGATGGGGAGGGGCCGTGA
- a CDS encoding APC family permease, whose protein sequence is MAESAAPARPPTAEETALARRTLGVPALVFLIIAASAPLTVLAGGATTSFAITGQTGVPVGYLLLGVILGLFAVGYGRMSTYVQNAGAFYAYVSAGLGVRPGIGTSFLALVTYNAMQIGIYGVFGFTASSIIHDLFGVTLAWWICALVGWLLVAVLGVNRIDLSAKLLAVIVLLEFLVVIVVSLLSLSVAPEGVTAETLMPENWLNGSLGALLAFGMAAFMGFESGAIYSEEAKNPERSVARATYIAVAIISVFYAASSWALAAGLGPSQIVAQAQEWGPDLVFVFLDGKLPALLVNLAAVLFLTSIMAALVAFHNAAARYFFSMGRARVLPAVLGRTGRLSGAPVAGSLTQSGLGLVMIIIFAIAGAGSELGPLFPVLTMFPWLTNAAGFGLVLLLCITSVAALRYFNRDPERHPLFARTIAPLLAAIGLGIIALLIMFNFDVMIDAEGFSVLVILLPGVIIGSGLVGLLWGHHLKRSRPEIYRGVREANIG, encoded by the coding sequence ATGGCTGAATCCGCCGCGCCGGCACGACCGCCCACAGCCGAGGAGACCGCACTGGCCCGACGCACCCTGGGAGTCCCTGCCCTGGTGTTCCTGATCATCGCCGCCTCCGCGCCGCTGACCGTGCTGGCAGGAGGCGCCACCACCAGCTTCGCCATCACCGGGCAGACCGGGGTGCCCGTGGGCTACCTGCTGCTGGGCGTGATCCTCGGGCTCTTCGCCGTCGGGTACGGAAGGATGAGCACCTACGTGCAGAACGCGGGCGCCTTCTACGCCTACGTCTCCGCGGGGCTGGGAGTTCGACCGGGGATCGGCACCTCCTTTCTGGCGCTGGTGACCTATAACGCGATGCAGATCGGCATCTATGGTGTCTTTGGCTTCACTGCGTCCTCGATCATCCATGACCTCTTCGGGGTCACCCTCGCCTGGTGGATCTGCGCGCTGGTCGGCTGGCTGCTGGTGGCAGTGCTCGGGGTCAATCGGATCGATCTCTCGGCGAAGCTCCTCGCGGTCATCGTGCTGCTGGAGTTCCTCGTCGTGATCGTGGTCAGCCTGCTTTCCCTCTCCGTTGCTCCCGAAGGCGTCACCGCCGAGACGCTGATGCCGGAGAACTGGTTGAACGGCAGCCTCGGTGCGCTGCTGGCCTTCGGCATGGCCGCCTTCATGGGGTTCGAGTCCGGCGCGATCTACTCGGAGGAGGCGAAGAATCCCGAGCGTTCCGTGGCGCGAGCCACCTATATCGCGGTCGCCATCATCTCGGTGTTCTACGCCGCCTCCTCCTGGGCGCTGGCAGCTGGCCTCGGCCCCTCCCAGATCGTCGCGCAGGCCCAGGAATGGGGCCCTGATCTCGTCTTCGTCTTCCTGGACGGGAAGCTGCCGGCCCTGCTGGTCAACCTCGCGGCAGTGCTCTTCCTGACCAGCATCATGGCGGCGCTGGTGGCGTTCCACAACGCTGCGGCTCGATACTTCTTCTCCATGGGGCGGGCACGGGTGCTGCCCGCAGTGCTTGGACGCACAGGGAGGCTCAGCGGCGCTCCGGTGGCCGGCTCGCTCACCCAGAGCGGGCTCGGACTCGTGATGATCATCATCTTCGCCATAGCAGGGGCCGGCTCAGAACTGGGTCCGCTCTTCCCCGTGCTGACGATGTTTCCGTGGCTGACCAACGCCGCAGGATTCGGTCTGGTGCTGCTGCTGTGCATCACCTCCGTGGCGGCGCTGCGCTACTTCAACCGAGATCCCGAGCGCCACCCGCTCTTCGCGCGGACCATTGCCCCGCTGCTCGCAGCGATCGGACTCGGCATCATCGCCCTTCTGATCATGTTCAACTTCGACGTCATGATCGATGCGGAAGGGTTCTCCGTTCTGGTGATCCTGCTGCCCGGGGTGATCATCGGCTCTGGCCTGGTCGGTCTGCTCTGGGGGCACCACCTCAAGCGCTCACGACCCGAGATCTACCGCGGTGTCCGAGAGGCGAACATCGGTTGA
- a CDS encoding AraC-like ligand-binding domain-containing protein: MHTSHRFGPAPDRARPAVNLATWREAIAAAVVPLEIREKPGVPFQGHLRHTAFDGVGLFELATTAHTVRRTPELISREDSRFYKLSLQLSGHAVLEQDGRRAVLGPGDLAIYDTHRPYSLHFPESSRTMVMVIPQEPVDLTPEQISRVTAICFSREHGFGRLINPFFVELCNSIEQLPDAYGSRLVHSALDLMVTMLAHELDAHREGPSSPTRGLEREVREYILDHLADDTLTPASIAAAHFVSVRYLYTIFSEESQTISAWIRARRLEHIRRDLLDPVYAQRPVSWVAGRWGLHDAAHFSRVFRAEYGESPSAYRRQRLRHDALAPAS, translated from the coding sequence ATGCACACCAGCCACCGTTTCGGCCCTGCCCCCGACCGCGCCCGTCCCGCGGTGAACCTGGCCACCTGGCGCGAAGCCATCGCGGCCGCCGTCGTGCCCCTGGAGATCCGAGAGAAGCCGGGAGTCCCCTTCCAGGGCCACCTGCGTCACACCGCCTTCGACGGCGTGGGCCTCTTCGAGCTGGCCACCACGGCCCACACCGTCCGGCGCACCCCGGAGCTGATCTCGCGTGAGGATTCACGGTTCTACAAGCTCAGTCTTCAGCTCTCCGGGCACGCAGTGCTGGAACAGGACGGCCGCCGCGCGGTGCTGGGCCCCGGGGATCTTGCCATCTACGACACCCACCGCCCGTATTCGCTGCACTTCCCCGAATCCAGCCGCACCATGGTCATGGTCATCCCACAGGAGCCGGTGGACCTCACCCCGGAACAGATCTCCCGGGTGACCGCGATCTGCTTCTCCCGCGAACATGGATTCGGCCGACTCATCAATCCATTCTTCGTGGAGCTCTGCAACAGCATCGAACAGCTGCCCGACGCCTACGGCAGTCGGCTGGTGCATTCCGCCCTTGACCTGATGGTCACGATGCTCGCCCACGAGCTCGATGCACACCGCGAGGGGCCCAGCTCTCCCACCCGGGGGCTGGAGCGCGAGGTCCGCGAGTACATCTTGGACCATCTCGCCGATGACACGCTGACCCCCGCCTCCATCGCGGCTGCCCACTTCGTCTCGGTCCGGTACCTCTACACGATCTTCTCCGAGGAGAGCCAGACGATCTCCGCCTGGATCCGGGCCCGCAGACTTGAGCATATTCGCCGCGATCTCCTCGACCCGGTCTATGCTCAGCGTCCGGTCTCCTGGGTCGCCGGACGGTGGGGGCTCCATGATGCGGCTCATTTCTCCCGGGTGTTCAGGGCCGAGTACGGCGAGTCACCCAGCGCCTACCGGCGACAGCGACTGCGCCACGACGCGCTCGCCCCAGCGTCCTAG